The Glycine soja cultivar W05 chromosome 15, ASM419377v2, whole genome shotgun sequence region GTACCCGATCTCTCTGTTATTGTGGAGCATCTGCTTTATTGCTTTACgcattctcattttttaaaagaaccttattttataagtttgtttttttggttaaatataattttggttctCTTATCTAATTTAATCCgtaataatttaagttttttattttaaaataaaaatatttaatctcttattttaaaataaaaatattttaatccttttatttaaaaaaaaatatattttaatctaatttttaattttacgtatattttatttcttttatattgattCAATTGAACCTTAGAATTAATATATCTATAAGATAGTgtgaaaaaatagtttaattaagtacaatgtaaaaaataaaataaaaaaatagaaaattaaagattggagaaaaaaatttaaaatatgagaattaaaattataaatttttaaaaatttgaaaattaaatgtatttattttaaaataggagacaaaaattatgaatttttaaaatagaaagaataaatatttttattttgaaatagagaaacaagttccatattaaaaaaaaagagaccaaAATTATACTTAAGTCTCGTTTTTATTTTCCCACTTTACAATTCGTTTAGGCTTCTGTTTGTTTGGGCTGTTGTGATTAACTTTGGGCTTCTGTTGTATTATTAGGAATTTGGCCCTTTAcacagtctttttttttttttttttttgtatcaaCGACACAGTCTTCcccataaaaaaattgtcacatAGTCATTGTGTACACGAACCCTTTTTGCAAAATTTAAAAGCCGAAAGTCAATTAACCTAACTTTAGAAAATGAGAGAATCTGTTAAATAAAGGTACACGGGgactaaagcaaaaaaaaaaaaaaaaaactgctcaAATGTAAGaactaaaacatatttaagactctctctctaaaaaaacatatttaagcatatttatgatgattttaattgtatatttgGTAACACCATTTTTTATACAGCTAACAACTTAACTCATCTCACTGTTAATGTTTGCAGTAATATATTCAGGAATAACACTGAAATTAGTAAGACATGCATAGTTGCTAGACGCCCTGCTAAAGCATGGGTCACTAGATTGATCTATCTTTTAATAGAACTAACTTGAAAATTAGATTCTAAACTCACTGAGATATGATGAGACTGAATTTGGAAAGATCAATATAAGAAGTTTGTATTGCATCCACTCCCCTCCTCTAACTGGAATACTCGCGGACTTCCAATCTATTAAGGCTTTGGCAAAACTCACCCTTGTTGTCTTCAAGACACATACCATAACCAATGCCCGCTTCATCCCCATATTTGGTAACACCCTTATTCTCTATTTGTTgcgattatttttaattctatatatcttttaatataACTAATGTTGCGTccacatatttttttcaaattgattttttaagttattaatttaatattgttaataaaatgtaaaagtcATTTGAGTTCCGATAGCATTGAAAATCAAAAgctatttgaattaattttctttattaagaaaatttagCTAGCTTAATTGTAATATCTTGTCCCATCATTTTATTGTTGTCACCaacattatcattattatataaatatatgcttttaaatttattttttaattattattttaattcaaattaactaaatattaaaataattaatttttatttatagttaattgtataattttaactttgttgtttaattgtgtaactattaaaataactaatgtGTATTTTACgttattataattaatgaaagagttaaattatacttttagttATATTATGTTTGActcattatctttttaaaaattcaatttttttatatatatttttaaaataagtcaatgattattttgaaataatgatcattttcaatttcaaaatataattttgattgttTTAAGATGTGACATTTATCTTACTAGATGAGTGTAAAGtataaaatttaagtaatattcaaattaaaaataatcataaacataataaaaatgaccttaaaaaaataatccattGAACacctaaaaattgaaaaaatatatataggttttttttttttaaaatggaagGGCAAAGCCCCAACAAAAAATCTAAATCTATATAAGTGTTACCACTTCAGCCACTGGGAGCCATTATCCCTGAGCTAACTTCTCCACTCGACGAATCATCTAGAACCTTACACAAGTTGGAAATGAACCGTCCAACCTTGGGCCCACTATGCAGTCTGTATTTGAAGCCTAAATTCAAAAGTAactgaaaatatttaattttaatcagaaAACAATACTCgattcttatttataaaaaattaaacttaaaatgatatttattccTTTGGATAAAATCTAATTCgtaatatttattgtttaattatttttatgtttttaaagaaaaatgtattATTATCAACTaagttaataactttttttaatcttaacaaATCAGATAATTAGGTCCTAATATAAAGTCCTCTTTAAAAGTGTAGAATGAACTGGTGATGTCATAGGAATTCATTTGAAAGTTGATACAATAACTGAGGTGTCTCCCTTTGTGGTTAcatggaaaagaaaagaaaggaaattaagAGGGGTAAACACCCCCTAAGGGAGGAACACGGTACCTGAGCAGCAGGTGATGAAGACCCAACAGGGGCATCCAGAGATGCAAAGTCTCATCACTAGCCAGTAGTGCCTGTGGTTCTCAAAAGACAGCTGAGGGAAGAAAGGTGGCTTCTCTTAGAACATGAGAAGTATTGGCGGACAGTGCCTTCGAGTTAGCGCCATGATGTCTGCAATGACAGCATGTAAATGAAAGGTTGTGGACAACTCTAGAAACCTAAAGCCACGTGACCCTCCATCCAGAGTGAGAACCTCTCTTTAGTAGCTACCATGACTCATACTTGAAAACTACTATTGATTATCTAtgtttacttttcttgcttgattattgTTCAGTTTTTCAATATACTAATGTGTACGTACGTGAGACTTTATTGGGGTCTGTTAGAACGTGAATTTGAATTAGTATCTAGTCGACAAGTTAGATGATATGGtaaattttgttgtttgtgaaaTAACTTTGTGAGTGACTTTTTTGGATTGTTGTGACTTGtacaatgagagaaaaaaaaaaaacttgatccCTTTCTTTGCCTTGACAGTTGACACTCTTAAGGGAAAAAATTTGCTAAACATAATCCTCaattattaaacattttttctctcctttttctttaacttttatgAAGACTTGTTGTCTTCACGACATATTATTCTGGCTGATACCAATCTTTTTCGGTGTAGTGACTGtgatatttgaaattaaagaatatGGGAGTAAAACATACGCGCTACTTGTGTCCCAGTTTAAACACTTATGAACCTAGCTTCCTATAATAATGCACGTAATAGTGCACGACCAGCTCTGAAACATTTACGACAAAAAATAACTCAGAAAATTTTGAGCAGTTAGTGGGGGGTAACAGAAGATTTCTGAAGTCATCATGAAACAAATTCTTGTGCATGCATATTATATTAACTAAAggtgataaaatttattttcttggaaTAAGAACGTCTGTGGAGAGGAAAGGGAGACAAAATAATTCATCACCCAAAAAATaggaacgaaaaaaaaaaacaatgagaagtgaaagggaagaattttttttggataaatattTGAACGtctgaaagagaaagaaaacttAAGAATTTAATAGTCATTTgcacttattttataaaacagttttatattattattgttgatataacttataaataatgattgtaaaaattaataaactcatCATGATAAAATTTGTCTGTGCATAACCcatattgttattataaaattaaagagagaaagatATAAAGTAAAGTTATTATTACAACAACATTTATAtagcattttattattttatctctatgattgtattaatgattaaatttcatactttttttcttatttatcttttaactgTAAAATCTCTTGTATAAATGATTGTACAAAAAGAATTGCCAAAAAAGAGTGCGCAGCTCAAATACATGTTGCATGCGATAAGGCCACACCACAGCATTTTAAGCAGTATATGGACACCTAACAGTTTGCGGGCCATGTTGCGTGACCTGGAAGGAAATATTGAATGGTTTTAGATGCTTTGGGACCTCAGTATTATGTCTCCCTCCCTCTTCTTTCAACTTAATTTGTTTccacattttcaatttttcccccaaacctttttttttaaaagctatttcgatcttattttctatttttataaacatttataatgGAATAATATGATCTTTTGtcgtaatatattttaattaatcgtCTTAATTTCTTCCATCAAATGTGACCTTTCATCACAACCTCAGGAAAGAAAATCAATGGAAGGATTTATTGGCTAAGAGACAAGAGTGATGCTCAAATGCAACACACACTGAGAAGATCTTAGACTTACggcaataaaattaattatgttgttgGTTTTTTTGTTATTCATAGACATCAAACTCAAGTATgagataatatataataatttatacataatgCTTGATCAATCGAGTTAAATttccttataattattttatcttaatattttacaaagtattaaaaaggaaataaatgtaaaaaaacatttaagattttttatttaatgagtaagaaaattaataaaaaataatgttttcaaaaaattgatctgactttaaaggaagtgaaaacaATTATTCTTCATTCATTCACGGTCAAATcagttttaatatatatataattttaaaaaaataagttagataaaattttaagttattGTAAAAGGATCATATCCCATGTCttataagacaaaaaaaataaatcataatgaaGAGTTGAATAATAACAATCTCTAAAGATATTATGCATGAAcctttatttattcaaaaacattttagaatatttttttaaaaaaaagtaacaaaaaaaagacaaaaggtttttttaaaatgaccattttaattttattttttttacgttGATGCTCACTCTTATTGGTTTTTACcaatttgattttgttcttgATTAGTTATCTActtcaccattttttttttggattatctTAACCAGCGACTTGATGAATTCTGGGTTCAATTGAACCAACTAATCTAGTTCAGtttcaataattataatatgaattaagaattaaatatatttattacaaaacaTCATCTTATTTTCacttaatttctattttcaaaattttgtacaaaaagtaatcaaaatatgattatctttattttcattgatttctatataaatatttaaaatcagaAAACATTACAATAATAAAGTACTATCATTTTAGAATTAATAGAAATATATACTTTgcctttaaaaaatcatttttacaattatttataaaaataatattaaaaaaacatttgtcaAACTAAACAAACCTTCCTAATTCCTATACCTTGAATAGTTCAATCAGATTCCACAAAacttggctttttttttttttttaaaaagaattatttcttttaaagatCTGATTCCGCGCTTGGAATCACTGCTCTGCAAAATTGGTGACCAATGCTTCAAGTGCAAGCCTTCAACATCCGAATTCCGAAATTAAAATGCTTAAAGAACATCTTGTTCTCCTCAGTCAAGTGCTATATGGAATGAGGTACTGCATGTTACCTCACTCTCAGCAAAGTGTTGTTTCATTTTCTCCACAGAAGAAGGAAAAACAGTAATTCATAGAATGACTTTGTTTCGTAGTATCAAATTATAGGTCAATCTCTTGGCGGTTGGCACTTGTCtaatgtgttttttcttttgttaagttaCATGTCACTTGTACTCTTGGAACTTTTCGGGGCCCAACAAGGATAGGGATATATCCAAAGTATGAGAAGACTGCAAaagtctctctctcttttcattGTGGCCACTTAGAATGCATTGCATTCATGATATATTGCCATAATCAAGGAAGCTCTCAATTATAAATTGACCCAAAAAAGTCTCTCTCTCTCGCTCGCTATAACTAATTCTCTTTTTTAAACAAGTTAGCATTCACGAGACACCCTTGAAACTTTTCTGCCTCTGAATTCTTCTTTATGCCGCTAAACAACCTAATCTTACTAGGAAAAAccgtgaaaaaaatccttcttcttctttcaaatgctagcaatttcattttcaatttttcattacaCCCCTTAGCATTTGGCTACAAGCAATGAAATCCCAACATGCTTCTCTGTTGTTTCTGCTTGACAGTTAAATGCTGttgagaatttttatttttatccatcaCAATTCACAACTTTGATACACCAAGTTatcatagtttttattttattttatattattggtaagaataaaaaacaagtaTTCTGAGAGTTTACAACAATTTACTGCTCAATCAATCGAACTAGACCCCTAGATACGAAGTTATCATAGTTTGAAATGAAGTAAACCGTGGCCTAGTTAAGTAAGAATGACTTTCAAAGGGTCTTGATTGAATATACATACTCATCAAGATGGTTTAATGAAAACCCACAAACACTCTTCATTCTTAGTTGGAGCTCATGTTTCAAAATCAACTCTCATGATGAAAGTTTCCTATGACTGTATGTTTTGAAAAGCATCACATCATAGCAAAGTGCAAAGGTTTCACAATCACAAACTTGTTTTCTAGGTTCAATGGCGGGGTCATGTTTCCACGGGCTTAGGCTAAGGATGTCTAAGAGTAAAGCTTTACCAGACCCTTCATCTTCCTCCAAGACCCAGTTGGAGAGTGACGCGGAGAACGTAGAAAGGAAGAGATTTGATAGCATGGAATCGTGGTCATTGATATTCGACTCAATGGAGACATGGGAGACTTCAAAGGAGGACCAGGAGGGAGAAAAAGAGGAATGGGCTGCAGACCTGTCTCAGCTTTTTATAGGTAGCAAGTTTGCTTCTGGAGCTCACAGCCGAATTTACCGTGGAATCTACAAGCAGAGAGCTGTTGCTGTGAAAATGGTGAAGATTCCATCCCAGGATGAGGAGAAAAAGGCCTTACTAGAGGAGCAATTTAACTTTGAAGTGGCTTTGCTTTCACGTCTCATTCATCACAACATAGTGCAGGTTCGGTTAATCTACTTGTCCTAATGGTAGTTTGTTTGGTTATCATTTAGGGGGTTTTGTCTATGTGGATCTGAAACTTGGAGGAGTAAGCAAGAAAAGAGCAAAGTTTGCGAGTTAATTTATATACTGTACATAGTTTTGATTTTTCCCATAAAGAGGCACTGCTACTTGCCACTTTAgggaaagaaaatgataaattttataaacgAACGACTAAGGTCTTGTTTATCTTAGTAATAGtttaaaagacataaaaaagagGAATTTAAATAAGTAGGTTGGCTCAATAACATATACAATACACCTAATTGCTTCCAAAGATTGAGTTTTCTATCTTTCTtattattttgtcatttttggATGAGTACTGCAGtgatttatcttctttttttttttttttttatgttgaggTGGGGCAGAGTCCCGAAAAAACAAATTACACACAAACTAAACGAGGCAAAGATAACCCCATAGCATCTCTAATTAGAGATTGAAAATAGAAAGCAGGAGGTAAATGGactaaatgatttatttttgtaCTTGGCGTTCTGGAAAGACCATGAGGTATCCTATTTTGAGTATTAGACAAATTTGATTTGGCCTTTGCCACAAAGTAATTCCCTAGTTTtgaatgtcaacaaccacaatggaaatttcatatttttaaagtttatatcaatggaggataatttttttcttatgaatTAACTTTTGAGATTGAATtagatttatattataatatgatAAAGTGTATCTTAGTAGTTGTTATTGGTCTGGGCCTGTTGGGCCATCCATTATAGGACCAACTGCATATTAAGGTTGAATTACATCTAAACCAAATTTTAAGAAAAGTCTAACATTCATTCATGTGTGGTAATTGATATTGTAACCTTTAGCTGCAGAGGTTTCTGAAATGCCTCTACTAATGGATGCATAAGCTTAAATGACCCTTAATTTACAGTTTATTGCAGCATGTAAAAAACCGCCCGTGTACTGTATCATAACAGAATACATGTCACAAGGGACTCTGAGGATGTATCTAAACAAGAAAGAGCCGTACTCACTCTCAACGGAAACAATACTAAGGTTAGCTCTAGATATATCAAGGGGCATGGAGTACCTTCATTCACAAGGTGTGATTCACAGAGACCTCAAGTCAAGCAATTTGCTTCTCGATGATGACATGAGGGTTAAGGTGGCGGATTTTGGTACATCTTGTCTTGAAACACGATGCCGGAAAAGCAAAGGGAACTCTGGAACATATCGTTGGATGGCACCGGAGATGGTTAAGGAAAAACCTTATACTCGCAAAGTTGACGTGTACAGTTTTGGTATTGTGCTTTGGGAGCTCACAACTGCTCTACTTCCCTTCCAAGGAATGACACCAGTGCAAGCTGCTTTTGCTGTGGCTGAGAAGGTAACATGGCTATGCCTGAACTCTAAATGATGTcttctttattttgttaatttcttttagttAAACGATTGCATCACTTCTCTGCTTGGCAATTCTGATAGTTTTATTGATTGAATGTTTTTCTGTAATCCCTTTTGGACTTATTCTTGTCTGCTCTACAAAATTCCTTCATGGTACACTAACGCCTTAGTTGGCCTAATGATAAACTAACtatattttttgtctaatttgaCACATGACATAGTTTTTGGACTTCGGGATGTGCATGGTTGGGTTTCACAAAACCAAATCAGATCCTATTTGAAACCAAACTGgattttaaaatcaaactatCTTTTTTTCCAATACTAGTAGAGTTTTTTACCAAATCAGTTTCAAATTGGCTGATTAACAAAATTGGATTTGATTCAAAACTggatttaaaatcaaattttaatttaaaataggtTTTAAAACTAGTTTTTGAATCAGAATTTATTTCAGAATTGGTttaaaattggttttaaaatgaactttatataaaaataataattcaaaattgaaaTCAGATGTGGCATTGTCTGAAAGATGATTGGTCCGGCAAGTTCTTTGGGTCGGTATTATACTCAATGATTGGTCGGACAAGTTCTTTTTAATCAGAATTATACCCAATAATATGGGAATTTCTGCCTTGAAAGAGTTTGACTGCTAAATAAGGATGAAGGAAATTGTCCTTTACACATTATTTGTTCCCCCTAATGGGACTGCGAAGAAATGTGATATCtctgacatttaatttttatatgcatCTGGTGTGATTAGATGCaaaaaggatcaaaacacaGTAGCTATGCGGGTTGTCC contains the following coding sequences:
- the LOC114387598 gene encoding serine/threonine/tyrosine-protein kinase HT1-like — protein: MAGSCFHGLRLRMSKSKALPDPSSSSKTQLESDAENVERKRFDSMESWSLIFDSMETWETSKEDQEGEKEEWAADLSQLFIGSKFASGAHSRIYRGIYKQRAVAVKMVKIPSQDEEKKALLEEQFNFEVALLSRLIHHNIVQFIAACKKPPVYCIITEYMSQGTLRMYLNKKEPYSLSTETILRLALDISRGMEYLHSQGVIHRDLKSSNLLLDDDMRVKVADFGTSCLETRCRKSKGNSGTYRWMAPEMVKEKPYTRKVDVYSFGIVLWELTTALLPFQGMTPVQAAFAVAEKNERPPLPASCQPALARLIKRCWSANPSKRPDFSDIVSTLEKYDECVKEGLALSHHHSSGLVSRNVIIERIKGCVSMSSSIPVHA